In one window of Serinus canaria isolate serCan28SL12 chromosome 18, serCan2020, whole genome shotgun sequence DNA:
- the OTOP3 gene encoding proton channel OTOP3, translated as MSDKKASRPCHHCKSRSTSVPTDTSIIHYEKFWLYRHCSSVQQRDQQAQKAGQLFSGLLAMNVVFLGSAFISSMIFNNVAITLADVWIFLSILKVLCLFWIIYYLVGTSRQPHAVLYRDTHAGAIWVRGSVLLFGSCSVLLNVFQIGYSSVLVQCKSKVEILFPVIGILFICTQAYFLWHHSKDCIQVQHNFTRCGLMVTIATNFLVWLLAVTNDTLHMEIESQLREVERRFSGNETVLCICPNTTVCRIFQKGYILLYPFNTEYCLICCSMLYVMWKNVGRRISHHHNLDTKPKFKLHGVVFGPVLGASAVIIGACIFMIYQIQATSLDPSRHAFVIYYSYYIVLLPLMCAGAVIGTIIHALEKKELDTVKNPTRSLDVVLLMGASLGQICVSYFSVVALMATNARSMLNSLAMAYSVLLIFQNITQNVFVIDGLHRRHVVAAAEPKHAARSEQYTVAAELPGEEETTLSSKQEHSQTPPGKEEDTKEEQNQEANSQRRISMLELGQEIRKASLSYIHTYSHLSWKRRVLREISFFLVLCNIILWVIPTFGAHPLFENGMERSFYGFSTWFVIVNFGLPLAVFYRMHSIGGLLEVYVTA; from the exons ATGTCTGACAAGAAAGCTTCCAGGCCCTGTCACCACTGCAAGAGCAGGTCAACATCAGTCCCAACAGACACCTCCATTATCCACTATGAGAAGTTCTGGCTGTACCGTCACTGCTCTTCGGTGCAGCAGCGGGACCAGCAAGCTCAGAAGGCTGGGCAGCTCTTCTCAGGGCTGCTGGCCATGAATGTGGTGTTTCTGGGCAGCGCCTTCATCAGCAGCATGATCTTCAACAATGTGGCCATCACTCTGGCAGACGTCTGGATCTTCCTCTCTATCCTCAAGGTCTTGTGCCTGTTCTGGATTATTTACTACCTGGTGGGCACCAGCCGGCAGCCACATGCGGTGCTCTACCGGGACACCCACGCCGGAGCTATCTGGGTTAGGG ggtcagtgctgctgtttggcaGTTGCAGCGTCCTCCTGAATGTGTTTCAGATTGGCTACAGCTCAGTCCTCGTCCAGTGCAAATCCAAGGTGGAAATTTTGTTCCCCGTCATTGGAATCCTTTTTATTTGCACTCAG GCTTACTTTCTGTGGCATCACTCTAAGGACTGCATTCAAGTCCAGCACAACTTCACCAG gtGTGGGCTGATGGTCACCATAGCCACCAACTTTCTTGTCTGGCTCCTGGCTGTGACCAACGACACCCTCCACATGGAGATTGAGTCTCAGCTGCGCGAGGTGGAGCGGCGATTCTCAG GTAATGAGACTGTCTTGTGCATATGCCCAAACACGACTGTCTGCAGAATCTTCCAGAAGGGCTACATCCTGCTCTACCCTTTCAACACTGAGTACTGCCTGATCTGCTGCTCCATGCTCTACGTCATGTGGAAGAATGTGGGGAGACGCATCAGCCACCACCACAACCTGGATACCAAGCCCAAATTCAAGCTCCACGGGGTGGTCTTTGGGCCAGTGCTGGGCGCCAGTGCTGTAATCATCGGGGCTTGTATCTTCATGATATACCAGATCCAGGCCACCAGCTTAGACCCCAGCCGCCACGCCTTTGTGATCTATTATTCCTACTATATTGTGCTCCTGCCCCTGATGTGTGCGGGTGCAGTGATTGGGACAATCATCCATGCCttggaaaaaaaggagctgGACACGGTGAAGAACCCAACCCGCAGCCTGGACGTGGTTCTGCTGATGGGGGCATCCCTCGGCCAAATCTGCGTGTCCTACTTCTCCGTTGTGGCCCTGATGGCCACCAATGCCAGGAGCATGCTAAACAGCCTCGCCATGGCCTACTCTGTCCTCCTCATCTTTCAGAACATCACGCAAAATGTTTTTGTCATCGATGGGCTCCACCGGCGGCACGTTGtagcagcagctgagcccaaACATGCTGCACGCTCCGAGCAGTACAcggtggctgcagagctgcctggggaagaggagacCACACTGAGCAGCaaacaggagcacagccagacACCTCCTGGCAAGGAGGAAGACACTAAGGAAGAGCAGAATCAAGAAGCTAACAGCCAGAGACGAATCAGcatgctggagctgggacaggagaTCCGGAAAGCTTCCCTGTCCTACATCCATACCTACTCTcacctgagctggaagagaagaGTATTGAGGGAGATCTCGTTCTTCTTAGTTTTGTGCAACATCATA CTGTGGGTCATACCAACGTTTGGGGCTCACCCCCTCTTTGAGAATGGAATGGAAAGGTCATTTTACGGCTTCTCCACCTGGTTTGTGATCGTGAACTTCGGACTCCCCTTGGCTGTGTTTTACCGCATGCACTCAATCGGGGGGCTCCTGGAGGTCTACGTGACAGCCTGA
- the HID1 gene encoding protein HID1, with the protein MGSADSKLNFRKAVIQLTTKTQPVEATDNAFWDQFWADTATSVQDVFALVPAAEIRAVREESPSNLATLCYKAVEKLVQGAESGCHTEKERQIVLNCCRLLTRILPYIFEDPDWRGFFWSTVPGAGRGGGDEDDENARPLAESLLLAVTDLLFCPDFTVQSHRRSTVDTAEDIHSIDSCEYIWEAGVGFAHSPQPNYIHDLNRTELLKLLLTCFSEAMYLPPSSDSSNTNPWVQFFCSTENRHALPLFTSLLNVVCAYDPVGYGIPYNHLLFSDYREPLVEEAAQVLIVTLDYDSSTSSSPTVDGTTTGTAMDDVDPPGPDNLFVNYLSRIHREEDFQFILKGVARLLSNPLVQTYLPNSAKKIQFHQELLVLFWKLCDFNKKFLFFVLKSSDVLDILVPILYFLNDARADQSRVGLMHIGVFILLLLSGERNFGVRLNKPYSVRVPMDIPVFTGTHADLLIIVFHKIITSGHQRLQPLFDCLLTIVVNVSPYLKSLSMVAANKLLHLLEAFSTTWFLFSAVQNHHLVFFLLEVFNNIIQYQFDGNSNLVYAVIRKRNVFHQLANLPTDSQSIQKGLQRKKKNPEPISRTNSQDGVSMEGSRPAAPAEPGTLKTSLVATPGIDKLTEKSQVSEDGTMRSLEPEASQLSPEGNPPAALSDGEPWSGEASHSRRDRRRLSSASSIGQWTPTPDWVMSWKSKLPLQTIMRLLQVLVPQVEKICIDKGLTDESEILKFLQHGTLVGLLPVPHPILIRKYQANSGTAMWFRTYMWGVIYLRNVDPPIWYDTDVKLFEIQRV; encoded by the exons gctgtggagaagctggtgcagggagcagagagtgGCTGCCACACGGAGAAGGAAAGACAAATTGTCTTGAACTGCTGTCGACTCCTCACCCGTATCCTGCCTTACATCTTTGAGGACCCAGACTGGAGAGGTTTCTTCTGGTCAactgtccctggggctggccgAGGAGGG ggagatgaagatgatgaaaATGCCCGGCCACTGGCTGAGTCCTTGCTCCTCGCTGTCACAGATCTGCTCTTTTGTCCTGACTTCACTGTGCAGAGCCACCGGAGGAGCACGGTG gacacagcagaagATATCCACTCCATTGACAGCTGTGAGTACATCTGGGAGGCAGGAGTGGGCTTTGCTCATTCTCCACAGCCCAACTACATCCATGACTTGAATAG GACggagctgctgaagctgctgctgacctGTTTCTCTGAGGCCATGTACCTGCCTCCCTCCTCAGACAGCAGCAACACCAACCCCTGGGTACAGTTTTTCTGCTCTACAGAGAACAG aCATGCACTCCCACTCTTCACCTCGCTCCTGAACGTCGTCTGTGCCTATGACCCCGTGGGTTATGGGATCCCTTACAATCACCTGCTTTTCTCTGACTACCGTGAGCCGCTGGTGGAGGAGGCGGCCCAGGTGCTGATTGTCACCTTGGACTATGACAGCTCCACCAGTTCAAGCCCCACTGTGGATGGCACAACCACTGGCACAGCCATGGATGATGTGGAT CCTCCTGGACCAGACAATCTGTTTGTGAATTACCTCTCAAGGATACACCGGGAGGAG GATTTCCAGTTCATCCTGAAAGGAGTGGCTCGCTTGTTATCAAACCCGCTGGTCCAGACCTACCTGCCAAACTCTGCCAAGAAGATACAATTCCATCAGGAACTCCTTGTCCTCTTCTGGAAACTCTGTGACTTCAACAAG aaattcCTCTTCTTTGTGCTGAAGAGCAGTgatgttctggacattcttgtCCCAATCTTGTATTTTCTTAATGATGCCAGAGCAGACCAGT CACGAGTGGGCTTGATGCACATTGGGGTCTTtatcctcctgctcctcagtggGGAACGTAACTTTGGGGTGCGACTGAACAAGCCGTATTCTGTACGAGTGCCTATGGACATCCCTGTCTTCACAGGGACACATGCAGATCTGCTCATCATA GTCTTTCACAAGATCATCACCAGTGGGCACCAGCGGCTGCAGCCCCTCTTCGATTGCCTGCTCACCATCGTTGTGAATG TGTCTCCATACCTGAAGTCTCTCTCCATGGTGGCTGCTAACAAGTTACTACATCTCTTGGAGGCTTTTTCCACCACCTGGTTCTTATTCTCTGCTGTCCAGAACCAccatcttgttttcttcttgctggAAGTTTTCAACAACATCATTCAGTACCAGTTTGATG GGAACTCCAATTTGGTCTATGCTGTTATCCGCAAGCGGAATGTCTTTCACCAGCTGGCCAACCTGCCCACCGACTCCCAGTCCATCCAGAAGGGGCTGCAGCGCAAGAAGAAAAACCCTGAACCCATTTCTCGCACCAACTCCCAGGACGGGGTCTCTATGGAAGGGTCAcgtcctgctgcccctgctgagcCAGGGACGCTGAAGACCAGTCTGGTGGCTACTCCAG GGATTGACAAGCTCACGGAGAAGTCCCAGGTGTCAGAGGATGGGACCATGCGTTCACTGGAGCCTGAGGCTTCCCAGCTGTCACCAGAGGGAaacccacctgcagccctgagtgATGGGGAGCCCTGGAGTGGG GAGGCATCACATTCCCGGCGGGATCGAAGGCGTCTCTCTAGTGCATCCTCCATTGGACAGTGGACTCCAACTCCTGACTGG GTGATGTCTTGGAAGTCAAAGCTCCCCCTGCAGACAATCATGCGGCTCTTACAGGTGCTGGTCCCTCAGGTGGAGAAGATCTGTATTGACAA GGGTCTCACGGATGAGTCGGAGATCCTCAAGTTCCTGCAGCATGGCACCTTGGtggggctgctgccagtgcctcacccCATCCTCATCCGCAAGTACCAGGCAAACTCGGGCACTGCCATGTGGTTCCGCACCTACATGTGGGGAGTTATTTATCTGAG GAATGTGGATCCCCCAATCTGGTATGACACAGATGTTAAGCTGTTTGAAATTCAACGGGTCTGA
- the OTOP2 gene encoding proton channel OTOP2, protein MTEEPGQKDSELRHPHCSMGCGHKDEKASLASSQIASFSHQTPSTPASKEVWKKGGRMFSILLAVHLALLACTLVSSGAFEKIAVHDYDVFFLLTVMMLIVIIWIIFYLAGTSRCPGAILGKDSHAGPIWLRGGLILFAIFSLVMDVFKIGYYSSFYSCLSAIKIIYPIVQAIFVVVQTYFLWVSAKDCIHVHLNVTRCGLMLTLTTNLAVWMSAVTDESVHKAHSKLKKNMTEEIFRWLLKVGMRSSSVEECNCNSQICQIFKNGYFWLYPFNIEYSLFASAMVYVMWKNVGRFIDHHSHHVQRLKFRLFRRTFFVGIMLGLIILVSGLGVLILYEVQVNSSTESSKKSQALTMYYIFNIVCLSLMSLVCIGGSVIYRFDKRDMDRHKNPTRTLDVALLMGAALGQYAISYYSIVAIVASTPRDTISALNLTYALLMIAQHTFQNVFIIEGLHRQPPKEDCKHESHQKDLYGLTFVNINAVSLRVPDTGSALAAGAESATEGTRASDLVRSLTAPKKMNWRRKFLREISMFLLLSNIILWIMPAFGARPQFDNDTELNFYGDSMWPAIVDICLPFGIFYRMHAVASLLEVYIMS, encoded by the exons ATGACCGAGGAGCCCGGGCAGAAGGACAGCGAGCTCAGACACCCCCACTGCAGCATGGGCTGCGGACACAAGGACGAAAAAGCCAGCCTGGCTTCGAGCCAGATAGCATCTTTCAGCCACCAGACCCCCTCCACTCCTGCCTCCAAGGAAGTGTGGAAAAAGGGTGGCCGCATGTTCTCCATCCTGCTGGCCGTgcacctggccctgctggcctgCACGCTGGTGAGCAGCGGGGCTTTCGAGAAGATCGCTGTGCACGACTACGACGTCTTCTTCCTGCTGACAGTCATGATGCTGATTGTCATCATCTGGATCATCTTCTACCTCGCCGGCACCTCCCGGTGCCCGGGTGCCATCCTGGGCAAGGACTCCCACGCTGGGCCCATCTGGCTGAGAG GAGGCCTGATCCTATTTGCCATTTTCAGCCTTGTCATGGATGTGTTCAAAATAGGATATTACTCGAGCTTCTACAGCTGCCTGTCTGCAATCAAAATCATCTACCCCATTGTACAGGCAATATTTGTGGTTGTCCAG acATATTTCCTGTGGGTCTCTGCCAAAGACTGCATCCATGTGCACCTGAACGTTACCAG atgTGGCTTGATGCTAACGCTGACTACAAACCTGGCTGTGTGGATGTCAGCAGTGACAGATGAGTCTGTCCACAAGGCACATTCAAAGCTGAAGAAGAACATGACAGAGGAAATCTTCAGGTGGCTCCTGAAAG TGGGAATGAGAAGCAGCTCAGTTGAAGAATGCAATTGCAACAGCCAAATCTGCCAGATCTTCAAAAATGGCTATTTTTGGCTGTACCCCTTTAACATTGAGTACAGTCTCTTTGCCTCTGCCATGGTCTATGTCATGTGGAAGAATGTTGGACGATTCATAGACCACCACTCCCACCACGTTCAGCGCCTGAAGTTCAGGCTCTTCCGAAGGACCTTCTTTGTAGGCATCATGTTGGGCCTCATCATCCTTGTGAGTGGTTTGGGAGTCCTCATCCTGTATGAGGTGCAGGTAAATTCCAGCACTGAATCCAGCAAGAAGAGCCAAGCACTCACCATGTACTACATCTTCAACATTGTTTGTCTGAGCCTGATGTCTCTTGTCTGCATTGGTGGCTCTGTCATCTACCGGTTTGACAAGAGGGACATGGACCGGCACAAGAACCCCACCAGGACCCTGGACGTGGCCCTGCTAATGGGGGCAGCCTTGGGGCAATATGCCATTTCCTACTACTCCATTGTGGCCATCGTGGCCAGCACGCCAAGGGACACTATCAGTGCACTCAACCTCACCTACGCCCTCCTAATGATTGCCCAGCACACCTTCCAGAACGTCTTCATCATCGAGGGCCTCCACCGGCAGCCCCCCAAGGAGGACTGCAAGCACGAGTCCCACCAGAAGGACCTCTACGGGCTCACCTTTGTCAACATCAACGCAGTGTCCCTGCGGGTCCCTGACACTGGCAGCGCCTTGGCCGCTGGAGCGGAATCTGCCACGGAAGGCACGCGTGCTTCTGACCTTGTGAGGTCCCTCACTGCCCCCAAGAAGATGAACTGGAGGAGGAAGTTCTTGAGGGAGATCTCcatgttcctgctgctgagcaataTCATA CTCTGGATCATGCCAGCGTTCGGTGCCCGGCCCCAGTTTGACAACGACACAGAACTGAACTTCTATGGTGATTCCATGTGGCCAGCCATTGTGGACATTTGCCTGCCCTTTGGCATCTTCTACCGAATGCACGCTGTAGCCAGCTTGCTGGAGGTCTACATCATGTCCTAA